ACCAAACCCACGTGTATGCATATACACGTTCTCCAGACTTGGAGAAACAATAACAAATTGAAGAATTACACCATTCCTGTGAATTTCAACAGGATCTCATCCACTCAGATTTATGTTTTGCtgtaaaatttcctttctgttaaaGGTGAAACATGTCCCTAATATATCCTGTGCATGAGGGAAATGTGATGATTCCCACATTCCTAAaatccttcttcctcctccaccacTGCTCATCTATCTCTCCTCATATGTCAGGCCTGGCTCACACATACCACTCAAATTAAGGTTTGATATGGAAGCAATGAAATTCAGCAGCAGTTGCTAGTACCAGGCTTAGAACCGGGGCACACACAGAATGGAGGacatttaagagaaaaatgttcccAGGGAAGTTATCCCTTATGATGAATCACTACGTAACACAAGTATTATATTTATTCATCTCAAATATAAATCCTGGATCCCCAGAAACATCTCCTCAGCATGTCAGAGCCCCGACTTAGCCTGGATGACACAACACTACCATGTGGAGAGcattctgcttctcttttaaCACACTGCTAAAACAAGATTTGAATAGTATTTTGGCTACATTTCATTTCCAGAACTCTGCTAATGGCCACTTGGGACATATTTATGTGAAATTAGCCAGTACGTTCTCCTGAATTACTGTACATGGACAGCTTAAAACCCAGATAACTCTCAGGAATGACAGAAGTGAACAGGCAACTCCCAGCATGCCAGTCTAGCATTCCAGATGTGAATTTTCCACAGAAGCATActgattttcacttttcattttcaagctCCATGGCCATTGGTGGGCATCAAGCATTCAGATAACTCTATGTGCCCTGGGAGAAAAAGGAGTCTACATTTGCATTTCATCTGTGGAAAGCAGGAACATTGCTGAGGATGAGTTCCCTCCTAAGCTCAGCACCACACGAATCACAAGACACCTGCACAGTGGGTGTGCTTAGTCACTTTTCCATATTGTTTTTGTCACATCAGTGGAGAAAACTGCTCTTCCCAGGAATTCAGAAGTTCCTGTCCCAGGGATGCAGCTCACAGCTTTGCTGAGCAGCAGGGGAATGGAATACACAGGAACAGCTTCTATTAATAACTTCAGGTTTACAGACTTGCCCAGGCAGTTAATACTGCCTGATACCAGATTAATGATTAAAGACTTGACTCTGTGGACTTTTTAAACCTGACACACATCAGTCAGTTATGTCAACACAGTCCCCCTTGCTTAACTTCACATGACCACGCTCATTTCTAGGCAGCCATAACTCCTTCTCAGCTTCATGAACTCCGCTGTCTGAGTGACACAAACAAgcccaaaataacaaaaactcTGCAATGGAAAAAACGTCCACATCAGGGTAACTATGTccatataattatatttatttctgcacacGCAAAAACCTTAATTTAATGAACTCTTCACTCGTTTTACcattggacttgatgatctcagacCTGCACTgttccaaccttaacaattctatgaGCCCTGGCTTTAACTCTTCCAAGCAGAGCAGCTCTTAAACACACCAACACTACCTAGAATACCCTCTAGGAGTCTCATAGGATCTCTAACTCTGAACTTCCAAGAAATTACTAAAGCCAGGAAATGCATGCAGGAAGCCGAGATGACAAGGAAACACTCAACCCTTTGCTAGGACCAGGAATACAAACATGTCTTTCCAGGGTTTAAATTAGCTGATTAAGATCACACTGCTCATTAGCTTAATCAAGTCTGCCACTGGGAATTGTCCAGGAAGGTCCAGTAACACAAGAGGAacactgcagctgcctggggaatgCACCCACATAACggggaaacaaaataaaccaacccCTTCCCAAACCAAACATCACACAATCCATCAGAGGAAAACTTCCATCCAAGCCACTAGCTTGGTTACTTACTTGATCAGGAGGTTGGTTGCTAAAGTTTGaacaggaaataataaaagcaaacataacCATTGCCTGTAGGCAAATACAGACTTCTGACACACTGCTCTTGGGAAGACCATTAAACATCTTAGGGctaaaaaatattcctgcctTTCCAAGTTGCTTtccttaaattaaattattttccagattaTCACTTATTCCTTTTGTCAAAAATTAAGATCAGAAAAAGCTCTCTCAGAGACACAAACTACACTTTTGAGAGCTCATTTAGTAACTGCTTAGggtggtgttttgtttggtttaaaaaaaaaaccaaaaaactttgGTTtgttagttaaaaaaaaatcaattaaaaaggaaaccaataaaaaaacaaccctacCCTGTCTACCagcaaattatttcacttttctctcagagtattttaaacaaataagaGGGATAAAGACCATAAAAATCCATACACACAGCCCCAGATGGAACAGAAGAGTCACCTGCAGAGGAGCACAAGGCACACAGGCAAATGCACAGGTAGAACAGCTGcagaattcccagctccctcGCAGCTTTTCCCAGGCAATATCGTGACAGGAACTGGGCACTGATGCTGAGCTTGGCTTCTAACCTCTTCTCCATGGCCtttgtgggcagcagcagggttcTAGAAACACGAAGGgtatgaaacagaaaacatcccATGGCAATTGAAATGCTCCTGCACAGATCCAGTGAGAGTGCAGAGTGAACAGAGCATttgtggaggaaaagaaatgtcttATCAGCTATGATTAGTCCAGCTGTTGCTAAGGAACTATCAATGTCTGTAATGAATCTGTAATAGCACAACTCCCAGTGCTGAGTGCAGAGGGCCTTTCCCTTGTGGTTTTCTCCTCCGGATCCCACTTTTCATCGATATCACAGTAGCTATCCACTGGATTCCAAACAGGTATTTAggaaatttcagtttcaaatatGCCTGAGGACTGGAcacccaggcagcagcacaaggatAACACAGGGACTGACAACCCCTGCACACCTGCCCAGCGATGTCTTCGCAGGCACGTCAGTGCTGGATGGTGCCAGCCAGAAACAGGGAAACGAGAGCACAGCAACACTGGGAAACTGGGAGCTATCGCCCTGGTTTGCTCCTTCTTTTGCTCCACAGGTCAGGGATCACCAAATTTCTCTGCCTTCCTAATGCCGAAGGTTATTTAATAGCCTCATATGTTAATTAAGTGCAAATTATCTCTAGGTCATGCGGTAGGAGAACATTAATTATTTCACATGGAACAAATAGTATCTATTTTAAGGGGGCAATAAAAACATCATTAGCCGTGTAGCAACGGCATTAAATCTGCCACTTCTGAAGAATCCAAAGCAAATGCTATTACAGGAAATGTTACAGCCAGATCCAGCAGCGCACCTCAAACACTCAGGGCTTGTTACACCTCGAGGAATTGCACTCAACCGTCcgcagcagagcaggaacagacACTGGAGGAAACCTTCACGGGGGAAGATGTAAACCCATGCCCGCTCAGCCAACAGGTCCTTAAGGAAACTTTCCACCACCCCAAACCCCGGTTCCCGCACCTGCCCGGCCGGAGCCCTCGCGGCCGGGCTCGGGCCCCGCGCTAGGCGGCGGAGCCGCGTGCCGCCAGCGGGTACGTACCAAGGGCGCATGGTGAGGCTGGGCGGCTCCTCAGCGGCTCCTCGGAGAGCTCAGGTAGGCACTGGGCGCCGGGCACGGCCGGGGCTCCAGCGCGGCGGGCCCGGAAGCACCACGGCCTCCTGCCTCGCGGCCATGGCGGCGCCCGCGCACGCTCACCCGGAAGCTGAACCGCCGCCTCCCGGCACCAGGACAGGGTCCGGCCGTACGGGCAGTGCCAGGGCTACCGAGCCGCGGGTCCCCGCCGCTCGGTTCCCCGCCGGTCCCGTTCGCaccgggcggggcgggcgcggagGCCGCGCAGCCACAGGTGATTTGCCCACAGTTCCGCGCGGAGGCGGTGGCTTCGTGCACCGCCCAACAAGGCGGCGCGCGGTTGGCCGCCGGCACGGAGACTGCGCGCGGATTGGCTGGGGGGGACAGGAGGCTCTTGCCCGCAGGCGGAGCGCCGTgaaggaaggggctggagcctTGAGGGGAGGGTCTGAGGGCAGGCTGCCCGTGCTCCTCGCTAGTCCTTCGGCCGCGCTTCCCAGCCATGGCCTCTGACTCCGGGGACAGGTACGCCACGCTGAAGCGGTGCCTCGGTGTGCTCAGAGACGCAAGGAACGACAGCGAACAGTTCGCAGCGCTGCTCCTGGTAAGGAACCGCGGAATCGCCTCAGGAGAGAGCAAAGGGGAGGTCAAAGACCATGCTGGACACGGGAGTGCCCGGGGGACGCCGCGGGGTGGAAATTGGGAACTCAGAGCAAGCTGCTTTAGGGCTCccttcagcaaagcaaaaaaaaaaaaaaaaaactccctTTGGCCTGGGTGTGCGGAGAGTCAGTAAGTGGTAAATCTCTGAATTAGCTCTTGGGCCAAGTGCCAGCTCTGTGAGTGCTTCTCTGCACTAATTCAAGTTATTTGAGTTTCTGATTTGCAACAGTTCCATCCTGTACGTGTACCAAATCCTTTTGCTATGTTCACGCTCACTCCTATTTTGCCTCACAGGTGACCAAAGCAGTCAGAGCCGGAGAGGTGGATGCCAAGACCCGGCGCCAGATCTTCGACGCGATCGGATTCACATTCCCGACCCGCCTGCTGACCTCCCGGCAGCCCCCAGCTGGCTGCCCCCCGCACACCTTCCGTGCCCTCGGCCTCACCCTGCTGGCCTGTTTCTGCACCGACCCAGAGCTAGCTGGGCACTCCCAGATCCTGAATAAAATCCCGACCTTCAACGGTATCCTGCTTTCCTCCTGTGATGCGGACAGCACATCCATGGTCGATGACGTGTACCAGTGCCTCAGCAGTGTCCTGGCCACGACCAGGGGCCCCAAGGAGTTGGTGACCAAAGGGACAGTGtctgccctgtgccaggcctACCTTAATGGTGGCCATGGCTCTGACCGTGCCCTCACACTGCTTGTGGGGCTGTTGGCCATAGCAGAAGCCAAGTGCTGGCAGAGAGATGCTCCACAGCTCTTGGCAGTGCTCAGCAAGCTCTCCAGTGATTTCCTCAAGGCTGAAGACGTGACCAAATTTGAGCTGTGTGAGATTCTGCCTCACTTCATCCCCCTGTCACCTCCTCTCACAGAGAACTCGCAGGGCTCTGAGTGCCTCTGCAGACTTTACAAAGGGCTGGCTGATGTTTTAGGCAGCAAACTCAGCCAGTTGCAGCGGGACCCCGCTCTGAAGCTTGCAGCCAGCCTTGTGCAGGCCTGTGGGGCAGAGTGGATCCCAGCAGGGAGTGCTGGCAGCAAATTCTTGGCCCTGCTAGTGAACTTGGCATGTGTGGAGGTCCGCCTGACCCTGGAGGAGCCAGATCCCACGGAagtggagggaaagaaagaagtggTGACAGGCTGCTATGCCCTTATGGAGATGGGGATCCAGGAGTGCCTGAGGGAAGAGAACCCTCTGCtagaaaatgtacagaaaatgcAGCTCATGAGGATTTTGGAGGAGGCCTTTGGAGCTGTAATATTCTACTTGAGACAGGTAATGCAGGGCTTTTAACGAAGAGCAGGTTGTTGCTTTTGTATGGAGCAAACTCTGCCCCTTAGCCCACTGTGGTTTCCAGGCCTGTGGTAGTTGATATACAGTGACAATAATGtgtc
Above is a window of Parus major isolate Abel chromosome 23, Parus_major1.1, whole genome shotgun sequence DNA encoding:
- the NCDN gene encoding neurochondrin — protein: MASDSGDRYATLKRCLGVLRDARNDSEQFAALLLVTKAVRAGEVDAKTRRQIFDAIGFTFPTRLLTSRQPPAGCPPHTFRALGLTLLACFCTDPELAGHSQILNKIPTFNGILLSSCDADSTSMVDDVYQCLSSVLATTRGPKELVTKGTVSALCQAYLNGGHGSDRALTLLVGLLAIAEAKCWQRDAPQLLAVLSKLSSDFLKAEDVTKFELCEILPHFIPLSPPLTENSQGSECLCRLYKGLADVLGSKLSQLQRDPALKLAASLVQACGAEWIPAGSAGSKFLALLVNLACVEVRLTLEEPDPTEVEGKKEVVTGCYALMEMGIQECLREENPLLENVQKMQLMRILEEAFGAVIFYLRQVKQEELQDPFIFASVRVLGAWMAEETSSLKQKICELLPFLVDYARKLFKEGCPAVSLPQAELVCSEGSAFPQDALRFLLPGFCHLTAEDRPRDILISEGVPALLCEYFLQQWEVLTSESTAPAPLTSTEMSLQTTCGIFLNLVVTAPDLVRHDKTFSSLMDVLLKSLPLLLPQKNHLVLAANILTLGLMMARILVGSAVLQGTQSAKDFFGAAVCFLSQAHTTQADPSSNGLAVAVSPAYVRAWDDIRELWFLGMQALASCIPLFPWLPHAALQAHWLQGLSRLLSCVTPASVDSELVTAFQAVLVELARASEQCRDVILSHHGMEWANLYGMAALEQCLAKQGGARSTLGGK